From a single Glycine soja cultivar W05 chromosome 19, ASM419377v2, whole genome shotgun sequence genomic region:
- the LOC114399693 gene encoding uncharacterized protein LOC114399693, with amino-acid sequence MDQRELNLGICYRLYHFIMETLASQAMKTVTLGRSSHYDSSSTKVKITTRGFGANADKVVQPEIPCVEKNIPCRNSIDEKVVVVGDLPHAPKKMKPLRSILKVGANLNDKSN; translated from the coding sequence ATGGACCAAAGAGAACTTAATCTGGGCATCTGCTATAGGCTCTATCATTTCATCATGGAAACTTTGGCTTCACAAGCTATGAAGACGGTAACTTTAGGAAGATCTTCACATTACGATTCAAGCTCAACTAAGGTGAAGATTACAACAAGAGGTTTTGGCGCTAATGCAGACAAAGTAGTGCAGCCAGAGATACCATGTGTAGAGAAGAATATTCCATGCAGGAACAGCATTGATGAGAAAGTGGTGGTGGTGGGAGATTTACCTCATGCTCCAAAGAAAATGAAGCCTCTGCGATCAATCTTGAAAGTTGGTGCTAATCTCAATGACAAATCAAACTGA
- the LOC114400144 gene encoding glutathione synthetase, chloroplastic-like has protein sequence MGGRSGGLVCSTSSYTGIRTRRLCTSNNTTFPFPQQPQSLSFAKPLKLMSQPLTTNSVLVEEAAADGDSSAAAPPLFDYHRIDQKLLQNIVYDALVWSTLNCLLVGDKSVQRSGRVPGVGLVHLPLSLLPGPFPESHWKQGCELAPIFNELVDRVSLDGKFLQESLSRTKNADEFTSRLLDIHSKMLQINKKEDIRMGIVRSDYMIDEKTKSLLQIEMNTISTSFALIGCLMTGLHKSLLSQYGKFLGLNSNRVPANNAVDQSAEALAKAWSEYNNPRAAILVVVQVEERNMYEQHYISALLREKHHIRSIRKTLTEIDQEGKILPDGTLSVDGQAISVVYFRAGYTPKDYPSESEWRARLLMEQSSAIKCPTISYHLVGTKKIQQELAKPGVLERFVENKDHIAKLRACFAGLWSLEDSDIVKKAIENPELFVMKPQREGGGNNIYGDELRETLLKLQEAGSQEDAAYILMQRIFPATSPAILVRDGNWDTGHVISEAGIFGTYLRNKDKIIINNESGYMVRTKISSSYEGGVLPGFGVVDTVYLT, from the exons ATGGGTGGTAGATCTGGCGGCTTGGTTTGTTCTACTTCCTCTTACACTGGGATTAGAACAAGGCGTTTGTGCACTTCTAACAACACCACCTTTCCCTTCCCCCAACAACCTCAATCACTCTCTTTCGCTAAACCTCTCAAACTCATGTCTCAACCTTTGACCACCAACTCTGTTCTTGTTGAAGAGGCTGCTGCTGATGGTGATTCCTCCGCCGCCGCACCTCCCCTCTTCGATTATCATCGTATCGACCAAAAACTGCTCCAAAACATAGTTTACGATGCTCTTGTCTGGAGCACCCTCAACTGCCTCCTTGTTGGTGACAAATCTGTTCAG AGATCAGGAAGAGTTCCTGGTGTGGGCCTGGTACATCTCCCACTTTCCTTATTACCTGGGCCATTTCCTGAAAGTCATTGGAAGCAAGGGTGCGAATTAGCTCCTATATTTAATGAACTTGTTGATCGGGTGAGTTTGGATGGGAAATTTCTCCAGGAATCTCTCTCCAG AACTAAGAATGCGGATGAATTTACCTCAAGACTTTTAGATATTCATTCTAAGATGCTACAGATTAACAAAAAAGAG GACATACGCATGGGAATAGTTCGTTCAGATTATATGATTGATGAGAAGACTAAATCACTTTTACAAATAGAGATGAACACTATTTCCACTTCATTTGCTTTGATTGGTTGTCTTATGACTGGACTTCATAA GAGCTTACTTTCTCAATATGGAAAATTCCTTGGACTAAATTCCAATAGGGTTCCTGCCAATAATGCCGTTGATCAGTCTGCAGAGGCCTTGGCTAAAGCTTGGAGTGAGTATAACAATCCCAG GGCTGCAATTCTGGTCGTGGTTCAGGTTGAAGAAAGAAACATGTACGAGCAGCATTATATTTCTGCACTTCTAAGAGAAAA GCATCATATTAGAAGCATACGCAAAACGTTGACCGAAATTGATCAGGAAGGAAAAATTCTGCCAGATGGAACACTTTCTGT GGATGGACAAGCAATTTCAGTTGTTTACTTCCGGGCTGGCTACACGCCAAAGGACTATCCTTCAGAATCA GAATGGAGAGCTAGGCTACTGATGGAACAATCTTCTGCTATCAAATGCCCTACAATATCTTATCATTTGGTTGGCACCAAAAAGATTCAACAGGAACTTGCAAAGCCTGGTGTTCTTGAGAG GTTCGTTGAAAACAAAGACCACATTGCCAAATTGCGTGCATGCTTTGCAGGGTTGTGGAGTTTGGAAGACTCAGATATTGTTAAAAAAGCAATTGAAAATCCAGAGCTATTTGTGATGAAGCCTCAAAGAGAAGGAGGAG GAAACAATATTTATGGTGATGAGTTGAGGGAAACCCTCCTTAAATTACAGGAAGCAGGTTCTCAAGAAGATGCAGCATACATCCTTATGCAGAGGATATTTCCCGCCACTTCTCCAGCAATTTTGGTGCGTGATGGTAATTGGGATACGGGTCATGTCATTTCAGAAGCTGGAATATTTGGTACTTATTTAAG GAATAAGGACAAGATTATCATTAATAACGAAAGTGGCTATATGGTGCGTACAAAAATATCATCATCTTATGAAGGAGGAGTTTTGCCTGGTTTTGGAGTGGTAGATACTGTATACCTAACTTGA